CACGACTTTTGTAAAAGCCTCTAAAAATAGATAATTTACCCTTTTCATGATTGAATTACCTTCTTGCGGGCGCGGTCCATCTCACGCCTGGCTTCACGTTCGGCATTGTTATCACGTTTATCGTACTCGTGTTTTCCCTTGGCCAGACCCAGTTCAACCTTGACCCGGCCTTCCTTGAAATACAGGGAAAGGGGAATCAGCGTCATTCCCTTCTCCTCGATGCCCCGGCGCATACGATCTATCTCACGGGCATGCAGGAGGAGCTTCCGGTCCCTCTCCGGGTCGTGGTTATTGATATTCCCCTTTTCATAGGGACTGATGTGCATTCCGAGCAGCCACAGTTCGCCGTCTTTCACCCGGGCGTAACTGTCCTTGAGGTTGACACGCCCATCGCGGAGGGATTTCACCTCCGTTCCTTGAAGGGCGATGCCCGCTTCAATGGTGGACAGGATGAAGAAGTCATGACGGGCTTTGCGATTCTGAACTATCGATTTTGTGTTTTCCATATTAACTCACCCCCTGACCCCCTCTCTTGAAAATAGAGGGGGAAACCCAGGTGGATTGACATAGTATGTATAGATGCCGAAACGGTTTCATCGTTCCCGCGAAGCGGCAACAAGTTCGGCATGACAATTTCCAATGAAAATAACAAACGTGATCACCCTGAACTTGTT
This window of the Candidatus Latescibacter sp. genome carries:
- the smpB gene encoding SsrA-binding protein SmpB, producing the protein MENTKSIVQNRKARHDFFILSTIEAGIALQGTEVKSLRDGRVNLKDSYARVKDGELWLLGMHISPYEKGNINNHDPERDRKLLLHAREIDRMRRGIEEKGMTLIPLSLYFKEGRVKVELGLAKGKHEYDKRDNNAEREARREMDRARKKVIQS